Below is a window of Georgenia soli DNA.
ACGGTGGGCGTCGCCCGGGGCGAACCGTCCAGGTGTCACCCGCAGTGCGGGCAGGCGCGCGGGCGGGCATGCTCGTCACAGCCCCATCCCTGGAGGAAACGATGTCCGACCTCGTCATCGTCCGGCACGGTGAGACGGAGTGGAGCCTGTCCGGGCAGCACACCGGCAGGACCGACATCCCGCTCACCGCACGCGGTGAGGCGCAGGCACGGCAGCTCCTCGACAACGTCGGCGAGCACACGTTCACCAAGGTGCTCGTCAGCCCGCGCCAGCGCGCACGCCGCACCGCCGAGCTCGCCGGCATCGAGGACTTCGAGACCGACGACGCCCTCGTCGAGTGGGACTACGGCGAGGTGGAGGGCGTGACGACCGCCGACGTCAACGCCCGGCGGGAGGCCGAGGGACTGCCGGCGTGGAACCTGTGGACGGACGGGGCGCCGGGCGGGGAGAGCGTCGACGACGTCGTCGCCCGGGTGGACGGCGTGCTGGCCCGCGTCCGAGGCCTGCTCGACGACGGTGACGTGCTCGTCGTCGGGCACAGCCACTTCTCGCGGATGATGGTCGCGCGCTGGCTCGGCCTGCCGGGGCGCTACGGGGAGAACTTCCTGCTCGACGCCGCGCACTGGGCGGTCCTCGGGCACAAGCGCGGCGCGCCGGTCGTCAAGCACTGGAGCGTCCCGCCGACGGCGTAGGTGCGCCCGCCGACGGCGTAGGTGCCGCCCGCGGGCGCCGTCGGTTCGTCCGCGACGGTGCTGCGGACCACGCGCGGCGCGGTCACCGGACCAGGTGCTCGGGCACCACGTCCTCGCGCACGGTGAGACCGTGCCCGGGCGAACCCGGGTCGGGGCGAACGGTGCCGCCGGCGGGGTCGAGCGTGCCGTCGAAGACCATCGACTCGACCCGGACGTGGTCGTGGAACCACTCCAGATGGCGCAGGTTGGGCACCGCGGCCGCGACGTGGGCGTGCAGGTGCGGGGCACAGTGGCCGGACACCTCCAGCCCGTGCGCGGCGGCGACGGCGGCCGCCCGGAGAAACTCGGTGATGCCGCCGCACCGGGAGACGTCGAGCTGCTGGCAGTCCACGGCACCGGACTCGCACATCCGTCGGACGGTGAAGAGGTCCCACGCGTACTCACCGGCGGCCACGTCTGCGGGCACGGCGGCCCGCACCTGCGCCAGCCCGACGAGGTCGTCGGAGGACACGGGTTCCTCGAACCACGTGATCCGGGGGTCACCGACGCGTTCGAGCACCCGCACCGCCTGGGCGCGGCCGTAGGCGCCGTTGGCGTCGACGAAGAGCTCCGCGGCGTCGTCGATAACCCGACGGGCCTGGCGCATCCTCAGCACGTCGCGGTCCTCCGCCGTGCCGCGGGCCTCCCCGATCTTGATCTTCACCCGCGGGATGCCCTGCCCGTGGACCCATCCACCGAGCTGCTCCGCGAGGCGAGCCTCGTCGTAGGTGGTGAACCCGCCGCTGCCGTACACCGGCACCTCCGCCCGGACCGCGCCGAGGAGCTGGTGC
It encodes the following:
- a CDS encoding histidine phosphatase family protein codes for the protein MSDLVIVRHGETEWSLSGQHTGRTDIPLTARGEAQARQLLDNVGEHTFTKVLVSPRQRARRTAELAGIEDFETDDALVEWDYGEVEGVTTADVNARREAEGLPAWNLWTDGAPGGESVDDVVARVDGVLARVRGLLDDGDVLVVGHSHFSRMMVARWLGLPGRYGENFLLDAAHWAVLGHKRGAPVVKHWSVPPTA
- a CDS encoding enolase C-terminal domain-like protein — its product is MTAVTARALTVPTDAPEADGTFAWDSTTMVLVQARAADQAGTGWTYAPGATSAVVQELLAPVVTGRDAMDVPGAADAMARAVRNAGRPGLVGCAISAVDVALWDLKARLLGLALHQLLGAVRAEVPVYGSGGFTTYDEARLAEQLGGWVHGQGIPRVKIKIGEARGTAEDRDVLRMRQARRVIDDAAELFVDANGAYGRAQAVRVLERVGDPRITWFEEPVSSDDLVGLAQVRAAVPADVAAGEYAWDLFTVRRMCESGAVDCQQLDVSRCGGITEFLRAAAVAAAHGLEVSGHCAPHLHAHVAAAVPNLRHLEWFHDHVRVESMVFDGTLDPAGGTVRPDPGSPGHGLTVREDVVPEHLVR